The following proteins are encoded in a genomic region of Spirosoma sp. SC4-14:
- the pdxA gene encoding 4-hydroxythreonine-4-phosphate dehydrogenase PdxA gives MEQRQSDDLNETRKTAPSEPKSEDRPADIPSANAKPQAGSHRNAPPREGGPSANGQREQRQQPQRDNRQPHNRQRDENTVPPRMDQNAGPQNAGPQNAGPRNANPRQTGPRNAALQDANPSDAGSQDRPSRANGPRDANPRQATAPDPKLQDRGSTDRGSIDRSSSDNAQNQRPDQRANDRQNGQRDRQNNTTERETATRDSASRNNQPPQMDRTDRDPANPERPAREPGAPERLIIGISLGDYNGIGPEVILKALQYNRLQKLCTPVIYGSMRVLNRYRNLLNLKDWNLNGSPSIAQISHKMTNVITCWPDQSQDIQPGHVTPDAGQAAFACLQRAVEDLKAGKLDALVTAPINKYNIQSEEFKFPGHTEYLAEAFDVQDNLMFMVSERLRVGVVTGHVPLGRVRQNVTKERISQKLTLMMQSLRQDFGIDKPKIAVLGLNPHAGEEGLLGNEEQEIIKPLIDEWRTKGQLVFGPYPADGFFGTRAYSKFDAVLAMYHDQGLIPFKSIAFEEGVNFTAGMPAVRTSPDHGTAYDIAGKNLADETSMLQAIYTAIDVARQRKEFLELEANALAK, from the coding sequence ATGGAACAACGCCAATCCGACGATCTAAACGAAACACGTAAAACCGCACCCTCCGAACCAAAATCGGAAGATCGGCCAGCAGATATACCATCGGCGAATGCAAAACCGCAGGCCGGTTCGCATCGCAATGCTCCCCCACGCGAAGGAGGGCCGTCGGCAAATGGCCAACGGGAGCAGCGGCAACAACCTCAGCGCGACAATCGGCAACCTCATAACCGGCAACGCGACGAAAATACTGTCCCTCCCCGTATGGACCAGAATGCTGGACCACAGAATGCTGGACCACAGAATGCTGGACCACGGAATGCCAATCCACGCCAGACCGGACCACGGAATGCTGCACTACAAGACGCCAATCCGTCGGATGCAGGTTCGCAGGATCGCCCTTCCCGTGCCAATGGACCCCGAGATGCCAATCCGCGCCAGGCTACGGCACCCGACCCGAAATTACAAGACCGGGGATCGACAGACCGGGGATCGATAGACCGTAGTAGCTCAGATAATGCACAGAACCAACGGCCCGATCAACGTGCCAATGACCGGCAGAATGGGCAACGTGATCGCCAGAACAATACTACCGAACGGGAAACCGCAACACGCGATTCAGCCAGTCGCAATAACCAACCACCACAAATGGACCGGACAGACCGCGACCCAGCTAATCCCGAACGGCCTGCCCGCGAGCCTGGTGCTCCCGAACGTTTGATTATTGGCATTAGCCTTGGCGACTACAACGGCATAGGCCCAGAAGTTATTCTGAAAGCCCTGCAATACAATCGCCTGCAGAAACTTTGCACCCCAGTCATTTATGGTTCGATGCGGGTACTGAACCGGTATCGAAATTTACTGAACCTGAAAGACTGGAACCTCAACGGCTCGCCATCCATTGCTCAGATCAGCCATAAAATGACTAATGTCATTACGTGCTGGCCCGATCAGAGTCAGGATATTCAGCCGGGCCACGTTACGCCCGATGCTGGCCAGGCCGCCTTCGCCTGTTTGCAACGTGCTGTCGAAGACCTGAAAGCGGGAAAGCTCGACGCTCTTGTCACGGCCCCCATCAACAAATACAACATCCAATCGGAAGAATTTAAGTTTCCAGGCCATACCGAATATCTGGCCGAGGCTTTCGATGTTCAGGATAACCTGATGTTTATGGTAAGCGAGCGACTTCGGGTGGGTGTTGTAACGGGCCATGTGCCTCTTGGCCGCGTTCGGCAAAACGTAACGAAAGAACGTATTTCGCAGAAACTTACGCTGATGATGCAATCACTCCGGCAGGATTTTGGCATCGACAAGCCGAAGATAGCTGTGCTCGGGCTTAACCCACATGCAGGCGAAGAAGGGCTATTGGGCAACGAAGAGCAGGAAATAATAAAACCGCTCATTGACGAATGGCGCACTAAAGGTCAACTGGTATTTGGCCCTTACCCAGCCGATGGTTTTTTTGGAACTCGCGCCTATTCGAAGTTCGACGCCGTTCTGGCCATGTACCACGATCAGGGCCTGATTCCATTCAAGTCAATTGCCTTTGAAGAAGGTGTAAACTTCACGGCAGGAATGCCTGCCGTTCGCACCTCACCCGATCATGGCACGGCTTATGATATTGCCGGTAAAAACCTGGCCGACGAAACCTCCATGTTGCAGGCCATTTATACGGCCATCGATGTGGCCCGTCAACGCAAAGAATTTTTAGAATTAGAAGCCAACGCACTTGCAAAATAA
- a CDS encoding YicC/YloC family endoribonuclease has product MLKSMTGFGSATIETGSLSVTAEIKTLNSKFLDIYCRLPRQFSDKEIELRALLTQQLERGKVELSLNFARTNGVRPGVTINRPLVSAYVNDLRETANGMLMSVSDSDVLQLALQQPNAYLTESPDPAADISDWATAIAAVQEAIRRCDNFRRQDGAVLEGKFQEYIQTISDRLADVEEQDIRRIPAVRERMRNSVKELLVSDSFDENRFEQELVYYVEKFDISEEKVRLKNHLSYFLEVLSTEEANGKKLNFISQEIGREINTIGSKANDAAIQRFVVQMKDELEKIKEQTMNVI; this is encoded by the coding sequence ATGCTTAAATCCATGACCGGTTTTGGCAGCGCAACGATAGAAACCGGAAGTCTATCAGTTACGGCTGAAATTAAAACATTGAATTCTAAATTCTTAGATATTTACTGCCGACTACCCCGGCAATTTTCGGATAAAGAAATCGAACTTCGGGCTTTACTGACGCAACAATTAGAACGTGGTAAAGTCGAATTATCACTCAATTTTGCCCGTACCAATGGAGTTCGACCAGGCGTAACCATTAATCGCCCACTGGTGTCTGCCTACGTAAACGACCTCAGGGAAACAGCCAACGGTATGCTAATGAGCGTTTCAGACAGCGATGTGCTGCAACTGGCCTTACAGCAACCAAACGCCTACCTGACCGAATCGCCCGATCCGGCTGCCGATATTTCGGACTGGGCCACGGCTATCGCTGCCGTTCAGGAAGCGATTCGCCGGTGCGACAACTTCCGCCGTCAGGACGGAGCTGTGCTGGAAGGAAAATTCCAGGAGTATATCCAGACAATCAGCGATCGGCTGGCTGATGTTGAGGAACAGGACATTCGGCGCATTCCCGCTGTGCGTGAGCGAATGCGCAACTCCGTAAAAGAACTGCTCGTCAGCGACAGCTTCGATGAAAACCGGTTTGAACAGGAATTGGTCTACTACGTCGAAAAATTTGATATTTCGGAAGAAAAAGTCCGGCTAAAAAATCACCTTTCCTACTTTCTGGAAGTGCTGTCGACCGAAGAAGCCAACGGCAAAAAACTAAATTTCATTTCGCAGGAGATTGGCCGGGAAATCAACACCATCGGTTCGAAAGCCAACGATGCGGCCATTCAGCGGTTTGTGGTTCAGATGAAAGATGAACTGGAAAAAATTAAAGAACAAACCATGAACGTGATCTAG
- a CDS encoding TolC family protein, whose translation MKQIITTGIVLWTIGTGWAQSGGTSAPTSMTLTLNQCITLALENQPSVRQAALHQQLADNTVEQTQKSLLPTVQASSNQGMNFGRNVDPYTNGITNASITTNNLGLALNWTVFNGFQLKNTLAQQRLTAQATRYDASATKNTMIINTLLAYLQVLSAQDLVSASDVQVAVAQAQVEHTEKLVKAGTTAPYNLYDVKSQLANDQTQHVQAQMNLNTAMLSLLQLLNLPSSTQLHLVRLPDTKTEITTAGELDGYQIYTQARTYMPEIQAAELRTKAAQVGLKLAKGLAYPSIVLTAGWGTSYSSAARQSVYGTDLIEQTTAGFVDVAGQSYPVKVLAPLASTDHIPYFQQIGNNQYKSVGISIRMPILNGFQVRYRTTTARLQQQLAESNAESVRRNLRQAIDQAVNQWQNTADRYRALEEQILVLTQAYKAAEARYRAGLLNAVEYNMAKSNLDRALVNLIQVRYERLLREKVVEFYRSGTL comes from the coding sequence ATGAAACAGATCATAACAACAGGAATCGTGCTATGGACTATTGGAACAGGCTGGGCACAATCGGGAGGTACTTCAGCGCCAACGTCCATGACCTTAACACTTAACCAGTGCATTACACTCGCATTGGAAAATCAACCCTCAGTTCGACAGGCAGCTTTACACCAACAATTAGCCGACAATACGGTTGAACAGACCCAGAAAAGCCTGCTCCCTACTGTGCAGGCAAGTAGCAATCAGGGTATGAATTTCGGACGAAACGTTGACCCTTACACTAACGGTATCACCAATGCCTCTATCACCACCAATAACCTCGGTCTCGCGCTGAACTGGACTGTTTTTAATGGATTTCAGCTAAAAAATACGCTGGCTCAACAACGTCTCACGGCACAGGCGACCCGGTACGATGCATCAGCCACTAAAAACACGATGATAATTAATACCTTACTGGCTTATTTACAGGTATTGTCGGCGCAGGATTTAGTTTCTGCCAGCGATGTACAGGTGGCCGTTGCGCAGGCTCAGGTGGAACATACTGAAAAACTGGTCAAAGCTGGTACGACTGCTCCCTATAATTTGTACGACGTTAAAAGTCAGTTGGCCAACGACCAAACTCAGCATGTACAGGCCCAGATGAACCTGAATACGGCTATGTTGTCGCTATTACAGCTACTAAATCTACCATCCAGTACACAGCTCCATCTGGTTCGGCTGCCCGATACGAAGACTGAAATAACAACGGCTGGCGAATTAGATGGGTATCAGATTTACACGCAGGCACGAACGTATATGCCCGAAATACAAGCCGCCGAGTTACGGACAAAAGCCGCTCAGGTTGGTCTAAAGCTTGCCAAAGGTTTGGCCTATCCGAGCATTGTGTTAACGGCAGGCTGGGGAACATCTTATTCAAGTGCTGCCCGCCAGAGCGTATATGGCACTGATCTAATTGAGCAAACAACGGCTGGTTTTGTGGATGTGGCTGGGCAATCGTACCCCGTTAAAGTGTTGGCTCCATTAGCAAGTACAGACCACATTCCTTATTTTCAGCAGATTGGCAATAACCAATACAAGAGCGTAGGGATAAGTATTCGCATGCCAATTCTGAATGGATTTCAGGTGCGTTATCGTACTACCACTGCACGCTTACAGCAGCAACTAGCCGAATCAAATGCCGAAAGTGTTCGCCGAAATTTGCGACAGGCTATCGATCAGGCCGTGAATCAATGGCAGAATACGGCCGACCGCTACCGGGCATTGGAAGAACAGATTCTGGTATTAACACAAGCTTATAAGGCCGCCGAAGCTCGCTACCGGGCTGGTTTGTTAAATGCCGTTGAGTATAATATGGCTAAGAGCAATCTGGATCGGGCATTGGTGAATTTAATTCAGGTGCGGTATGAACGCTTATTACGGGAAAAAGTGGTTGAGTTTTATCGAAGTGGTACCTTGTAG
- a CDS encoding peptidase domain-containing ABC transporter — MAKNTIIKQHDITDCGAACLASISAHYNLMMPIARIRQLASTDQKGTNVLGMIEAATRLGFQAKGVRGTFESLSKIPKPAIAHVIVKEVLHHFVVIYDVTDKHIVVMDPGPGKLIKHSHEEFKKIWTGVLILLLPGEQFETGNEKVSAMQRFWQLIRPHRSVMIQALFGALIYTVLGLSTSIYVQKIVDNVIVEGNRNLLNLLSIIMILILVLQLFIGSLKSMFALKTGQQIDARLILGYYKHLMTLPQQFFDTMRVGEIISRINDAVKIRAFINDAATSLVVNVFIVLFSFGMMFTYDWKLALIMVAVIPFYAGIYFVVNKLNKKYQRTLMEDAAELESQLVESLNAMGTIKRFGLEAFANIKTETRFVKLLKTIFTSARNSVWSGNATEIVSRLFTIILLWVGTGFVIDNQITPGELLSFYSLIGYFTGPASQLIGANRTVQDALIAADRLFEIMDLEREATENKIELRPDMIGDIRFQDVSFRYGTRTQVFDQLSLTIPKGKITAVVGESGSGKSTLLSLLQNLYPLQQGTIHIGDYDIKHISNESLRRQVSVVPQKIDLFAGNVIDNIAVGEYQPDMERIVATCQQLGITEFIEKLPNGFHTYLGENGASLSGGQKQRIAIARALYQNPDILILDEATSSLDSISEQCVQQTIRLLRQQHKTVILIAHRLSTVMHADKIMVVEQGKLTEEGSHTELLARGNAYYKLWASQMPLTVAGLSIPSIDLLQISANGDQSVATPLEPQTTLAV, encoded by the coding sequence ATGGCAAAAAATACGATCATCAAACAACACGATATAACCGATTGCGGAGCGGCTTGTCTGGCTTCTATTTCGGCCCACTATAACCTGATGATGCCCATTGCCCGCATTCGGCAACTGGCATCGACCGATCAGAAAGGCACTAATGTGCTGGGTATGATCGAAGCGGCTACCCGGTTGGGTTTTCAGGCCAAAGGCGTGCGCGGTACGTTTGAAAGTCTGTCGAAAATTCCGAAACCAGCCATCGCTCATGTCATTGTGAAAGAAGTGCTCCATCATTTTGTGGTCATCTACGACGTGACCGACAAACATATTGTGGTGATGGACCCCGGCCCCGGTAAACTCATAAAACACAGCCATGAGGAATTTAAGAAAATCTGGACAGGTGTACTGATCTTACTGCTACCTGGCGAACAATTTGAAACCGGCAACGAGAAAGTATCAGCCATGCAACGGTTCTGGCAATTGATTCGCCCACACCGTAGCGTCATGATTCAGGCGTTGTTTGGCGCTCTGATTTACACCGTATTAGGGCTATCGACCTCCATTTATGTCCAGAAAATTGTGGACAATGTGATTGTGGAAGGTAATCGAAATCTGCTCAATCTGTTGAGTATTATAATGATTCTGATTCTGGTACTCCAGCTTTTCATTGGTAGCCTGAAAAGCATGTTTGCCCTGAAAACAGGTCAGCAGATCGATGCCCGGCTGATTCTGGGCTATTACAAACACCTGATGACGTTGCCCCAGCAGTTTTTCGACACGATGCGGGTAGGCGAAATTATTTCACGTATCAACGATGCGGTCAAGATTAGGGCTTTTATTAACGATGCCGCTACCAGTCTGGTCGTTAATGTATTCATTGTGTTGTTTTCGTTCGGTATGATGTTTACCTACGATTGGAAACTGGCTCTGATTATGGTAGCCGTGATTCCGTTTTATGCCGGTATCTATTTTGTGGTCAATAAACTGAACAAAAAATACCAGCGCACTCTGATGGAAGATGCCGCCGAGTTGGAATCGCAGTTGGTCGAGTCGCTCAACGCAATGGGAACCATTAAGCGGTTTGGTCTGGAAGCCTTTGCCAATATCAAAACCGAAACCCGGTTTGTGAAACTTCTCAAAACCATTTTTACATCGGCACGTAATTCGGTATGGTCGGGCAATGCCACCGAAATTGTGTCGCGTCTGTTTACAATTATTCTACTTTGGGTCGGTACTGGTTTTGTGATCGACAATCAGATTACGCCGGGTGAGTTACTTTCCTTTTATTCGCTGATAGGCTATTTTACAGGCCCTGCCAGCCAGCTTATTGGAGCCAACCGAACCGTACAGGATGCACTGATTGCCGCCGACCGGCTGTTTGAGATTATGGATCTGGAACGGGAAGCGACCGAGAATAAAATTGAGCTTCGGCCCGATATGATTGGCGACATTCGCTTTCAGGATGTATCGTTCCGGTATGGAACCCGCACCCAGGTATTCGATCAGCTTAGCCTGACCATTCCAAAAGGAAAAATTACGGCGGTCGTTGGCGAAAGTGGTTCGGGCAAATCTACACTTCTCTCGCTCTTACAGAATTTGTATCCGCTTCAGCAGGGCACTATTCATATTGGCGACTACGACATTAAACACATCAGCAACGAAAGCCTGCGCCGTCAGGTGAGTGTGGTGCCGCAAAAAATCGACCTGTTTGCCGGTAATGTGATCGATAATATTGCCGTTGGCGAATATCAGCCCGATATGGAGCGTATTGTAGCTACATGTCAGCAACTGGGCATTACCGAATTTATTGAGAAACTACCTAATGGGTTTCATACCTATCTGGGCGAAAATGGAGCCAGTTTGTCGGGTGGACAAAAACAGCGGATTGCTATTGCGCGGGCCTTGTATCAAAACCCCGATATACTGATTCTGGACGAAGCTACCTCATCGCTGGATTCGATTTCGGAACAGTGCGTACAACAAACCATCCGGCTCCTGCGCCAACAGCACAAAACCGTAATTCTGATTGCTCACCGATTAAGCACGGTCATGCACGCCGATAAAATTATGGTGGTTGAGCAGGGAAAATTGACCGAAGAAGGTTCGCACACCGAATTACTGGCCAGAGGCAATGCCTATTACAAACTCTGGGCTTCGCAGATGCCACTAACAGTAGCAGGGCTTTCGATTCCATCGATCGATTTGCTCCAGATTAGTGCTAATGGGGATCAATCAGTAGCCACTCCTCTCGAACCGCAAACTACGCTGGCCGTATGA
- a CDS encoding HlyD family efflux transporter periplasmic adaptor subunit, whose translation MPHTLHPPTVIEYTTEAYLPQVTVRGQLIYGSVALAIVVALLSLPFIHTDVSVQSSGIIRPVAERNELRPLVAGTVAEVLVHDNQPVRQGQPMIRLQTDVLETKLRLNHSQQAEKLRDIRDLERLVRADRSTLLTVAGLQSPLVRQQYEQFRFLLTENTQTQQKRKRELDVTRQLYQDKVLAQQEFEDKEYAYKTVVAQYASQIERQVSDWQATLTQHQLALDELRAQERQLLNERALHTIKAPVAGTVSQLAGRYPGSYVQPGEVLGVVSPDSNLLVECYVSPKDIGLLRPGMMARMQVDAFDYNQWGLVQGKVVEVSNDIVVMDNGAATKQPVFKVKCKLDQNFLTLKEGYKGYLKKGMTLRARFVVTRRSLFDLLYDKADDWLNPQTNSLAQN comes from the coding sequence ATGCCACATACCTTACACCCGCCTACCGTTATCGAGTACACAACGGAGGCATATCTGCCCCAGGTTACGGTTCGGGGCCAACTCATCTACGGCTCGGTTGCTCTGGCCATTGTGGTGGCCTTACTTTCACTCCCGTTTATTCATACCGACGTATCGGTCCAAAGCAGTGGCATTATTCGTCCGGTGGCCGAACGAAACGAACTCCGCCCGCTGGTGGCCGGTACGGTAGCCGAGGTGCTGGTACACGATAACCAGCCTGTTCGCCAGGGTCAGCCCATGATTCGGTTGCAGACCGATGTACTGGAAACCAAACTCCGGCTCAACCACTCCCAACAAGCTGAAAAGCTCCGCGATATACGCGATCTGGAACGACTCGTTCGGGCCGACCGAAGTACTTTACTGACCGTAGCTGGTCTACAATCGCCCCTGGTTCGGCAACAGTATGAGCAGTTTCGGTTTCTGCTAACCGAAAACACCCAAACGCAGCAGAAGCGTAAACGCGAACTGGACGTTACCCGACAACTGTACCAGGATAAAGTATTGGCCCAACAGGAGTTTGAAGATAAAGAGTATGCCTATAAAACTGTTGTGGCTCAGTACGCATCACAGATAGAACGGCAGGTTAGCGATTGGCAGGCAACCCTTACCCAGCATCAGCTAGCCCTGGATGAGCTTCGTGCTCAGGAACGTCAATTGCTCAACGAACGGGCGTTGCATACCATAAAAGCTCCGGTTGCGGGTACGGTTAGCCAACTGGCGGGCCGTTATCCAGGCAGTTATGTGCAGCCAGGCGAGGTACTTGGCGTAGTGTCGCCCGATTCTAATCTGCTGGTTGAGTGTTATGTATCACCAAAGGATATTGGGTTGCTACGCCCAGGTATGATGGCCCGAATGCAGGTCGATGCCTTCGATTACAACCAGTGGGGATTAGTCCAGGGCAAAGTGGTGGAGGTATCCAATGATATTGTAGTAATGGATAATGGAGCAGCGACTAAACAGCCAGTGTTTAAAGTAAAGTGTAAGCTCGACCAAAATTTTCTGACACTTAAGGAAGGCTATAAAGGCTATCTCAAAAAAGGCATGACCCTTCGGGCTCGCTTTGTCGTGACCCGCCGTAGCCTGTTCGACCTACTCTACGACAAAGCCGACGATTGGCTAAACCCTCAAACCAACAGCCTGGCTCAAAACTAA
- a CDS encoding carboxypeptidase-like regulatory domain-containing protein encodes MAFLRVYTFELRNIVMQGRMATYWIGLFFYLASYSVAYAQKVTGKVLTTSHAGVPFASVQQIGSARGTITNERGEFNLNVTSLPCQLLVSSVGYQSQKVTVETNKQPVQITLTKGLELAEVVVMPDTTLKHLLSKAYQKIPQNYPNTSFGIDGFYRELHTGIPDELLYYGEAYLNLFSNGYRATGEDTQIRIVKSRINKNSTRDSVDHTRWYGGPFIANWNDPVKQRASFIQPSSFNKKYHYSLSAITTYNNDSVYVIRFNSRDQLEKINGKLWLDKKTLAYVKISYQNGSLDPVGLLSSVDRLNRSFESTYIQEQGVWHLAYTMLKGTYYNRKTKKQSAHDLLFVTTQFTASAEPIPYEQRLAYGAIFSDLDRNNDADFWQNYTSFEADSSLRTKLTDFQTVSKERTSQSEPRAISGSLSTATPKKSSKQKIYAVLSRLSFGYSAGAALYGNHDPVYATTIQGQLLDSRSDFPASKLIPIGTGTNIGFRLTNRWSVSISSSSELLGNQFYSVGQLAMRFRQLIRKRGNPLFLYGLAGVGSLKEGYLLTKLDHPDGYTVQNKRLSGAINAFYADKSPVLVSGIGLAFLKKRREYFIESNQYVLLDKTPFLRFQEKGKLFNKKADTGLNDTEFGVSSTISTQLIRPITVSFGIKWHF; translated from the coding sequence ATGGCATTTTTACGAGTGTATACTTTTGAACTTCGAAATATAGTTATGCAGGGTCGGATGGCTACGTATTGGATAGGTTTGTTCTTTTATCTGGCTAGCTATTCTGTTGCTTACGCACAAAAGGTAACCGGCAAAGTTTTAACAACCAGTCATGCCGGAGTTCCGTTTGCGTCTGTACAACAGATTGGCTCAGCCAGAGGAACAATTACCAACGAACGAGGTGAGTTTAACCTTAATGTTACCTCCCTCCCTTGTCAGCTTTTGGTTAGTAGTGTTGGCTATCAATCCCAAAAAGTGACGGTAGAAACAAATAAGCAACCTGTACAAATCACGCTAACGAAAGGGCTGGAACTGGCCGAAGTGGTGGTTATGCCCGATACTACATTGAAACATCTACTCAGTAAAGCCTATCAGAAAATTCCGCAGAACTACCCCAATACCTCATTCGGCATAGACGGCTTTTATCGGGAACTTCATACCGGCATACCCGACGAATTGCTGTACTATGGCGAAGCTTATCTTAACCTGTTTTCCAACGGCTATCGGGCTACGGGCGAAGATACTCAGATACGAATTGTGAAATCGCGCATCAACAAAAATTCAACTCGTGACTCAGTCGATCATACACGGTGGTATGGAGGGCCATTCATAGCCAACTGGAACGACCCTGTTAAACAACGAGCTTCGTTTATCCAGCCCTCATCGTTCAACAAAAAATACCATTATTCGCTCAGCGCCATTACAACCTATAACAACGATTCGGTGTATGTAATTCGGTTTAATTCGCGCGACCAGTTGGAGAAAATTAATGGCAAGTTGTGGCTCGACAAAAAAACGCTGGCCTATGTAAAAATCAGCTATCAAAATGGCAGCCTAGATCCAGTAGGCCTTTTATCATCGGTGGATCGGCTGAACCGTTCTTTTGAAAGTACCTATATTCAGGAGCAGGGCGTATGGCATCTGGCCTATACTATGCTAAAAGGAACCTACTACAACCGAAAGACCAAAAAACAATCGGCACACGACCTCCTTTTCGTTACAACTCAGTTCACTGCGTCGGCCGAGCCTATTCCGTATGAACAACGATTGGCTTATGGAGCCATTTTTTCTGATTTAGACCGAAACAACGATGCCGATTTCTGGCAAAACTACACCAGTTTCGAAGCCGATTCGTCGCTTAGAACAAAACTGACCGACTTTCAGACCGTATCGAAGGAACGAACAAGCCAATCAGAGCCGAGAGCAATTTCAGGGTCACTTTCGACGGCTACGCCCAAAAAGTCATCGAAACAGAAAATCTATGCGGTCTTATCGCGGCTAAGTTTTGGCTATTCGGCAGGCGCTGCACTGTATGGTAACCATGATCCGGTTTATGCTACTACTATTCAGGGGCAACTGCTCGATAGTCGTTCGGATTTTCCGGCATCAAAATTAATTCCGATAGGTACAGGAACGAATATTGGATTCAGGCTAACGAACCGATGGTCGGTAAGTATTTCGTCGTCGAGTGAACTGTTAGGCAATCAATTTTATTCGGTAGGTCAATTAGCCATGCGATTCCGTCAACTGATTCGAAAGCGGGGAAACCCGCTATTTCTGTATGGTTTGGCCGGGGTAGGTAGTTTGAAAGAAGGATACCTGCTAACCAAGCTTGACCACCCAGACGGATATACCGTACAAAATAAACGCCTTTCGGGAGCTATTAACGCATTTTATGCCGATAAATCTCCCGTGTTGGTGAGTGGTATTGGTTTGGCTTTTCTCAAAAAAAGACGTGAGTACTTTATTGAGTCAAATCAATATGTTCTGCTCGACAAAACGCCTTTTTTACGATTTCAGGAAAAAGGAAAACTCTTCAATAAGAAAGCAGATACCGGGCTGAATGACACTGAATTCGGTGTTTCTTCTACAATCTCAACCCAACTGATACGGCCCATCACTGTATCGTTCGGGATTAAGTGGCATTTCTGA